The genomic segment ATCTGAGTCCGTATTAGTAAAGACTCCACCAGACACCTCAGACCTAAAGAAAGAAAACTCACAGAATCAAATGAAATCTGAACAATCCAACAATTCCCAGAGTTCACCAATTGTACCAGCTCCGACTCCACCAATTGTACCAGCTCCGACTCCATCAGTTGTATCAGTTCCGACTCCACCAATTGTACCAGCTCCGACTCCAACAGTTGTATCAGTTCCGACTCCACCAATTGTACCAGCTCCGACTCCATCAACTGTATCAGTTCTGACTCCACCAATTGTACCAGCTCCGATTCCATCAACTGTATCAGTTCTGACTCCACCAATTGTACCAGCTCCGACTCCATCAATTGTATCAGTTCCGACTCCACCAGTCACAACAGACTCTGAGAGTCATCTCAAACCATCACAGCCCAAGACGGACCAAACTACATCAGATACCTCAGGCCAACCAGACTCCGCcagtaaagaacaacaacagttatcTCGGGTTGAACCAGGTACCGCAGATCAGCAAACACTAGACTCTGCCACTAACGATCAGCTACAAGCCAGATGGCTCTCACATCAGTGCCACATGAAACTGAATTCAGAACTCCCTTGCACGTACCACACGCCAGACTGCCATGATACTCTATGTGGGTCACCTGGATGCAGCACACACCAAGCTGCACTAGTTACCTGCATCCACCACAGACCACAATGCCAAAGTGTTCTAAAACCACTACAAGTCAGATTCCAGCCTCCATATCAACCTACAAGAATCCAACAACCAGCTGTCATAGAATATCCCACACAAGATACTTTTGGTCCCGGTTGGCCAAGAACCACGCTATCAGCCAGGGAGCAGCAGCCACCAGTTgtcgcagttcggcaaaaaaaagcAGAGCCCAAAATTATCCAGCCTGTCTGGCGTTATTAATTCCTGTCGCCTTAAACCATCAACACTGGTCTTTATTCACCACTATCCAATACATTCTGCAGTCACCTCGATCCATCACAAGTCACATTTCAGTACAGTCCCGAATTCTTTGTTCTAATATATTATAGACTAAGGTTTTCCATTGACAAACAACCACCGACAGTCTTAGTTCgacagagacaaagaaatatGATTTTGTCGATCAAAACATGACATTTTTA from the Octopus bimaculoides isolate UCB-OBI-ISO-001 chromosome 11, ASM119413v2, whole genome shotgun sequence genome contains:
- the LOC106871315 gene encoding proteoglycan 4 isoform X4; protein product: MFWLCCGKHTRPISCRKKNRAPTDPVAPNDESEAKKNLRRRRRRKSNGASTDIKDAQSGREKTSSQLNPERRRTESLSDRKGSESVLVKTPPDTSDLKKENSQNQMKSEQSNNSQSSPIVPAPTPPIVPAPTPSVVSVPTPPIVPAPTPTVVSVPTPPIVPAPTPSTVSVLTPPIVPAPIPSTVSVLTPPIVPAPTPSIVSVPTPPVTTDSESHLKPSQPKTDQTTSDTSGQPDSASKEQQQLSRVEPGTADQQTLDSATNDQLQARWLSHQCHMKLNSELPCTYHTPDCHDTLCGSPGCSTHQAALVTCIHHRPQCQSVLKPLQVRFQPPYQPTRIQQPAVIEYPTQDTFGPGWPRTTLSAREQQPPVVAVRQKKAEPKIIQPVWRY
- the LOC106871315 gene encoding proteoglycan 4 isoform X5 — encoded protein: MFWVCCGKNTRTLPRRKKNRAPTDPVAPNDESEAKKNLRRRRRRKSNGASTDIKDAQSGREKTSSQLNPERRRTESLSDRKGSESVLVKTPPDTSDLKKENSQNQMKSEQSNNSQSSPIVPAPTPPIVPAPTPSVVSVPTPPIVPAPTPTVVSVPTPPIVPAPTPSTVSVLTPPIVPAPIPSTVSVLTPPIVPAPTPSIVSVPTPPVTTDSESHLKPSQPKTDQTTSDTSGQPDSASKEQQQLSRVEPGTADQQTLDSATNDQLQARWLSHQCHMKLNSELPCTYHTPDCHDTLCGSPGCSTHQAALVTCIHHRPQCQSVLKPLQVRFQPPYQPTRIQQPAVIEYPTQDTFGPGWPRTTLSAREQQPPVVAVRQKKAEPKIIQPVWRY